TCAACTCCGGAGCGAGCATCGCCGCCCGCCTCATAAACGAAGAGATAAGGAAAAAGTCCTACACCTACCCCGGCACGGTGAACCTTCCGCCCTATGACGTGGGCGACGGCCTGTTCGCCTCGGTCTCCATCGAGGACGAAAACTCGAAGTTCAACCTCAACGACCTGGTGGACCCCAACGGAACGGCCAACAAGAAATACGTGGAGTCCTTCGCCCGCCTCCTGGGTGCGCTGGAACTGGATGAAAACCTCGCCTGGGCCCTGGCCGACTGGATGGACGCCGACGAGGTGCCCCTCATATCGGGCGGCGAGGAGGGGGCGAAGAACGCCCCTTTTTCAAGCGTGCGTGAGCTCCGCCTCGTCCCGGGCATGGACGAAGAGACGTACAAGGTCCTCCTGCCCCACGTTACAATCTACGGGAAAAAGGGGTTTACCAAGGCCCAGGTGAACATCAATGGTGCGAGCGTGCCCGTGCTCATGAGCATCTCCCCGGACATCACCGAAGACATGGCCAAGCGCATCGTGGGCTACCGGGAGGTCACCCCTTTCAAGGCGGTGGCGGACCTTCAGAAGGTGGCGGGCTTCGAGACCCTGAGCATAGCGCTCACCGGCCGCATCACCGTCCGGGGGGAGGCCTTCAGGGTCACGGTCACCGCGGCCTCGGAGGACGGGCTCCTGAGGACCGTCGAATTTGTCATGGACCGGTCGGGACTTGTAAAGTATTGGGAGGAGAGCTGAGGCAGGGTGCCGCTTACCGCTTTTTTTGACATGACCTCCCCGCACGAGGGGATGCTCTACGTCCTGGACCGCCAGGGGCGGAAGGTGCAGGACCGGCAGCCCTTCGAGCTGAGGGAGGACGGGGGCCTTCTTCTGAAGGAGGAGGCCCCGGCGGGCGTGGCGGACTCCTTCCTGAGCCTCCCGCTTTCGCTCCTGAACTTCCGGATGCTCCGCCTGCCCTGGGCCGAGCCGGAAAAGATACGGGACACCCTGCCCTACGAGCTTGAGGGCCTGGTGCTGGGCTCTCCGGAGGATTACGTTTTGGACTTCGCGGTCCTGGGCGAGCAGGACGGAGGGCACGGCGTCCTGGTGGCCTGCCTCGAGAAGGAGACGCTGCGGGGCATCCTGGAGGCGCTGGCCAGGGCCGGCATGGACCCCCGGGCGGTCTGCTCGGTGCAGGCCGCGGCGGTCCTGGAGACGGCGCCCTCCCCGGAGGCGCTCCCGGGGCTCCTTCTGGAGGGGGTGGAG
This genomic interval from Nitrospirota bacterium contains the following:
- the gspK gene encoding type II secretion system minor pseudopilin GspK, yielding MMRSERGFVLVAVLGVLALITALVTEFAYGVFVNTSLLSNWQTSQRLSVAVNSGASIAARLINEEIRKKSYTYPGTVNLPPYDVGDGLFASVSIEDENSKFNLNDLVDPNGTANKKYVESFARLLGALELDENLAWALADWMDADEVPLISGGEEGAKNAPFSSVRELRLVPGMDEETYKVLLPHVTIYGKKGFTKAQVNINGASVPVLMSISPDITEDMAKRIVGYREVTPFKAVADLQKVAGFETLSIALTGRITVRGEAFRVTVTAASEDGLLRTVEFVMDRSGLVKYWEES